CGCGATTATGAATTCAAACGTGCAAAGAACGGTCAGGAGGCTGTGGACATGGTGAACGAAGGTGGATTTGACCTAGTACTGATGGATATTAAGATGCCCGTCATGGATGGTTTGACCGCTACTCAGCAGATCAAAGATGCTCATCCAGAATTGCCTGTTATTGCATTGACAGCCAACGCTTTCGACAGTGACCGTCAGTTGGCATTAAAAGCCGGTTGCAATGATTTCCTGGCAAAACCTGTGAACAGAGAGAAATGTCTGGCATTGATTAACAAGTTTATCGGTAAATAATCATTACCATACATAAGGATATAAAGAAAGTGGCGGTCATTTGACCGCCACTTTCTTTGTTGTATCACCCTGACGAACCAGATAGATTCCTGGGTGGGATATTTTAAACAGTGTAGTATCGATTAGCGAACGATGAACTTCTTGCCGTTATGGATGTACAGACCCTTCTGAGTGGGCTGTGCAATGCGTACGCCATTCAGGTTGTACCATGCATTGTCATCGTTCTTAACAGTCTTAATGTCGCTAATGGCAGAAGGAGCGTCACCAATTGTCATACCTGCTGCGTAGTAAGCGGTATAATTACTGCTGCTCTTAAAGCGAGTCAGGATTACAGGAGTAACAGCTGTATAATAGTTATCTTCAGCGTTATACAGGAAATAAACGTCAGTAACTTTGCCGTCAGTTCCTTCGCCATTTGACATATAGCCGGTAAGATATGCACTCAGACCGTTTGACAGGTCACCAACATACTGGTTCATGGGGAATACAACATACTGCTTATTCTCGATGGTGGTGAAAGTACCTTTCAGCCAGCTTCCTGGAATTTCTGTAGCGAACAAATTCTGAATATACAAATCATCACCGTCGCGACCAACCTTAACAGTTCCTGTTACTTCTGTTGGCTCTTGAGCATTCTGTGTACCATAGTTACCCTTGAAAGGCATGTCGGTAGTAACAAGGTTCTCAGGAGCAGTTGTTGGAGATGGCTTTGTTCCGAGGAACAGTCCATTGTAGTAATATGCATACTGAGTGGTCTCAGAACCCTTATAGATCATGATAGTTGCAGAGTAGGAATAAGTGTCAGCATCTGCATCATAGTCAAGAGTAAGCTCTTTAGGACCATCTTCGCCACCATAGCCTGCAAAGAAGTGCGGAGTGCCTTCATAAGCGCCTGTATAGGTTACAGGAACGGTGATAGTACCCTTTTCTGCATCGTATGTACCCTTTACCCATGCTTCTGGAATTTGAATGTCAAGTCCTTGGAAATAAAAATCATTCTCCAATTTTGCGATTTTTGCCTTAGAAGTCATGTCCTGACGCTCGTTTCCTACATAGATAGAGAAACTGAATGGATATTCAACAGGTGTGAGTCCCTCTGGCAATGTTACGAGTTCGCCAGTCTCTGCCTCAGGAATGGCAAATTCTGAACCGTCAGTGAGCTCGATTGTAAAGATGTCTTCGGGGAAGGTCCATCCTCCAACGCCTGACAGATAGATTGCCATGCCAATTTCGGCTTTCAGCTGAGTACCTTCCACTTTTCCATACAAATCATCAAGATACTGACCGTCAAAGCCCCACAATGTGAAATATCCGTAATTGCTATTGTAGTACACAGTCTGCTTACCACCAGCAATAGAGAAAGTCTTGTCTGCCTCAATTGCAATATCTACGACCTCACCAAGATCAAAGTTATGGAAATTCCATACGGTAACAGACTTGGCATCTTCGCTCTGTGAGATAAAACAGTTTTGAGTTACCTCGTTACGGTTACCGGTTGGTTCCCCAGTTTCCGCGTCAACTTCAGCAGTCGTATAGCTCATAGAGCCATTTACAGGAGCAAGGAATGTACCATTCATAGCACCATTGATACCAAAATTATCCCCTGTGCCATAGGCTTCAGCCCAAAGCTGGTCGATACTTATAGTACCGTCTTCGTTAGCGGTGCCCGTAAACGCATCAGTACCTGTTTCACTTTCCATATTAAACATAGTAAAGTCACCATAGGTTTCGTGGCTCCATAATGTCTGGCCTGCGGCTATCGTAATGGCTCCCGTTTCAAGGTCAACAGTTGCTGAAATGGGTAAGTCTGTATAATAAGCATTGCTGTTAATGCCATAAATATTGATGGTGTTATTACCAGTTGCTTCAATACGTGCAGGAATACCCTTACGACTAATAGTTGCAGGTACTAACTGGGATTCTTCAGTTTCTTCATCTTGTTCCATATAGTACTGATATGAGCATGCAATATACTCACCTTCCAATTCGCTGGCGGAAGCTAATGCGCGACGAGGGGTAGATTTTTTGAACACCTGCGGCTTGTTTTGAATCTTACCAGTGTACTTCATGGGAGTAACTGTACGCTCCAATTGCGGTTTTGCAAACTGCTGTAATGAAGAAACCTGCATGCGCTCCTTCAGCTGTGCAAATGATGTAACTGCTACCATCACAGCTACAAGCATAAGTAAAAACTTTTTCATAAGCATTCTTTTTAAAAAGTTAATGACCTTAGTTAATTAATATGTAAATTTTAGATTCAAGAATTCATAAGCAATTCCTTTTCTGGCACCTTGTGATGCACCTGTAGGACTACTGAACTTGCAGACAATAATGCCATCTGTACTATAGGTAGCCGCTAATGCGTTGTTGCGTACATAGTTTAATATAGGCATTGCGTTCTCATCGACCTGCCACTCAAATGCCATACGGTAGGCATTCGTGGCCTGAGTAGTAACGGCAGTGGGGTAGTGGCGGTTGCCTGTATTGACGTTATATGCGCTCATCAGACAACGCAGCGTGTATGTCGTTTCGTCTTCTGTCAAATTACCAGGTGAGTATCCTGCCGGAACATAGTACTCCACCATATTCTTGGTACTTGCGTTATAAGTAATCGAAAGGTCCCCTTCGGCCATTAGCCCTTTAATAAGA
The sequence above is a segment of the Prevotella sp. E9-3 genome. Coding sequences within it:
- a CDS encoding response regulator, whose protein sequence is MKTILVAEDNDSNYILMTYILKRDYEFKRAKNGQEAVDMVNEGGFDLVLMDIKMPVMDGLTATQQIKDAHPELPVIALTANAFDSDRQLALKAGCNDFLAKPVNREKCLALINKFIGK